A stretch of DNA from Bacteroidota bacterium:
AAGTTTTGCATGCATAGTCAGCAGCATATATTGAATTGCAACGTGAGCAGTTGCGGCTGCATGACCCGCAGACCTCGCTGCAGCTATTGCTGATTTGTTTTCAGTTTCACGTGCAGCAGCATGGGCAGCAAATGCGGCTTTGCGGGCATCAAGCATTTTGAGTTCATCATTTACCCATTCCTTTGCTGCTTCAATAGCCTTTCTCGGCCTCATATCATTTGGAACTTTTTCTTCAACCCAAGGTAATACATGTTCAGCACAAGCAGCCGCCCATAAAGTCAATATTTTGTGCCATGATTTATCCTTTATTAATATATTTATATCGCTATATTTCATCACTCCAAACACTATTATAATAAGGTATTATTCTCTCATTTGTAATTTCTTTAAGATGGCTGCTGTTTTTGAGTCAAATGACGCACCGTAGCCTGTAACCAAAATCCTTTCAATCTAGATTTAGATTCCAAACCATACACCGTTGCCTCGCCACCCGGGTCTGAATCTCCCTCGTATCTGTAGACATCTACTATTTCCAAATCTTCAGTTTCAAATTTTTGTATACCGCAAACTATAAAATTTTCTTCCAAATTGAAATCCATACCTAACCTTCTGAACGAGGTTGATTGATAGCTTCCGTGACCGTGTTTTAATGAGTTTTATGATGCATAGCCTTCTATATTTAACTTTGTTAGGGTATTGATTTTCTAATTTATTCAACGCAATTTTATTACCTCCTACCACACCTATCTCGCCACTCCGCTTTAAATTTTTCCCGTTCTTCAGGAGTCATGTTCATCATTTTTTCTTTCATG
This window harbors:
- a CDS encoding Imm5 family immunity protein; amino-acid sequence: MKYSDINILIKDKSWHKILTLWAAACAEHVLPWVEEKVPNDMRPRKAIEAAKEWVNDELKMLDARKAAFAAHAAARETENKSAIAAARSAGHAAATAHVAIQYMLLTMHAKLSNF